From Rutidosis leptorrhynchoides isolate AG116_Rl617_1_P2 chromosome 3, CSIRO_AGI_Rlap_v1, whole genome shotgun sequence, a single genomic window includes:
- the LOC139901598 gene encoding uncharacterized protein, which yields MYDALADLGASINFMPHSLYLKLNLGDLKPTRMCVRLADRTYNYPIGIAENLPAKVNHLIFPADFVVLEMEEDSKVPLILGRPFLNTADAIVCVKEKNLSLGVGDDRIILNIDKAMKHPMSPDDECFQIDIVFTDEEYVEEEIPGEDEPFEEITDGFNNTERDDITFYPKEK from the exons atgtacgatgcattagctgatttaGGAGCGAGCATTAACTTTATGCCTCACTCTTTGTACTTAAAATTGAACTTAGGTGatttaaaaccaactaggatgtgtgtACGATTAGCTGATAGAACTTATAACTATCCTATTGGCATTGCTGAAAACCTACCAGCTAAAGTAAATCACTTAATCTTTCCTGCTGATTTTGTtgttcttgaaatggaagaagatagtaaggttccaCTAATTCTAGGGCGTCCCTTTCTAAATACTGCAGATGCAATTGTGTGCGTAAAAGAGAAAAATCTCAGCTTAGGTGTGGGGGATGATAGAATTATATTGAACATAGATAAGGCTATGAAACACCCTATGTCTCCTGATGATGAATGTTTCCaaatagacatt GTATTCACTGATGAAGAATACGTAGAAGAAGAAATTCCCGGGGAAGATGAAccatttgaagaaattaccgatg GGTTCAACAACACTGAAAGAGATgacatcacattctaccctaaggaaaaATGA